The Chryseolinea soli genome contains a region encoding:
- a CDS encoding Lrp/AsnC ligand binding domain-containing protein, translated as MAENYKVDNVDLKILEILMQDAKKPYTEVAKKAFVSGGTVHVRMNKLEEAGIVEKTTLKVNYAKLGYDITAFIGIFLQKSALYDQVMAKLKAIPEITNIHYTTGNYSMFTKIHCKDTNHLKQVLHDKIQQVEGIERTETMISLEESLDRSLNLT; from the coding sequence ATGGCCGAAAATTATAAAGTTGACAATGTCGACCTGAAGATCCTCGAAATCCTCATGCAAGACGCCAAAAAGCCTTATACGGAAGTAGCCAAGAAAGCATTTGTCTCCGGGGGCACCGTCCACGTCCGCATGAATAAGCTCGAAGAAGCCGGTATTGTCGAGAAAACAACCCTGAAAGTGAACTATGCCAAGCTGGGCTACGACATCACGGCCTTCATTGGCATCTTCCTTCAGAAGAGCGCCCTCTACGACCAGGTGATGGCCAAACTCAAAGCCATTCCCGAGATCACCAACATCCATTATACTACCGGAAACTACAGCATGTTCACAAAGATCCACTGTAAGGACACCAATCACCTCAAACAGGTGTTACACGACAAGATCCAGCAAGTGGAAGGCATCGAACGGACGGAGACCATGATATCGTTGGAAGAGAGCCTGGACAGGAGTCTGAACCTCACCTGA
- a CDS encoding SufE family protein, with the protein MDVNDIQEEIISEFSLLDSDMEMTVFYIMELGQKLPVMNDALKTEENVVKGCQSKVWLTANLDDDKINFSADSNTAITKGLVSLLIRIFNGQSPEAILNANLYFMQKIGMERFIGTQRSNGFAAMIKQMKLYALAFKTKLEVKS; encoded by the coding sequence ATGGACGTTAACGACATACAGGAAGAGATCATCAGCGAGTTTTCACTGCTCGACAGCGATATGGAAATGACGGTGTTCTATATTATGGAACTCGGCCAAAAGCTTCCGGTCATGAACGATGCCCTGAAAACCGAAGAAAACGTCGTCAAGGGCTGTCAGTCCAAAGTGTGGCTCACCGCCAACCTGGACGACGACAAGATCAACTTCTCCGCCGATAGCAACACAGCCATCACGAAAGGCCTCGTCAGCCTCCTCATCCGCATCTTTAACGGGCAGTCTCCCGAAGCCATATTGAACGCCAATCTCTATTTCATGCAAAAGATCGGTATGGAACGGTTCATCGGCACGCAACGGTCCAACGGCTTTGCGGCCATGATCAAGCAAATGAAATTATATGCCCTCGCCTTTAAAACCAAACTGGAAGTGAAGTCATGA
- a CDS encoding aminotransferase class V-fold PLP-dependent enzyme produces MTTTSPALSTALDVEKIRKEFPILHQTVNGRDLVYFDNAATSQKPLVVINALTEYYKGYNANIHRGIHTLAEKATKAFEQTRLTAKDYINAKSEQEIIFTRGVTESINLVASSYGRTFIKEGDEIIVSELEHHSNIVPWQFVVEEKNATLKVIPVTDRGELDLDAYRKLLSPKTKIVSVNHASNSLGTVNPIKEIIRLAHEVGAVVFIDGAQAGAHLDIDVQDLDCDFYTVSAHKMYGPTGAGFLYGKKELLEKMPPYQGGGEMIKEVTFKKTTYNDLPHKFEAGTPNIADVVAFRYAMNFITETGRAAMAAHEHNLLEYATERVSRLKGVSLVGTAPEKVSVLSFTVDGIHPFDIGQMLDARGIAVRTGHHCTQPLMDRYGIEGTVRASFAVYNTKKEIDQLVEGLERVINFMK; encoded by the coding sequence ATGACAACCACTTCTCCTGCCCTGTCCACTGCCCTCGACGTTGAGAAGATCAGGAAAGAATTCCCCATCCTCCACCAAACCGTGAACGGTCGCGACCTCGTCTATTTCGACAACGCCGCCACATCACAAAAACCCCTGGTGGTGATCAACGCCCTGACCGAATATTACAAAGGCTACAACGCCAACATCCACCGCGGCATTCACACGCTGGCGGAAAAGGCAACCAAAGCTTTTGAACAAACACGCCTCACCGCAAAGGACTATATCAACGCCAAGTCGGAACAAGAGATCATCTTCACCCGTGGCGTGACCGAAAGCATAAACCTCGTGGCTTCTTCTTATGGAAGAACTTTTATAAAGGAGGGCGACGAGATCATTGTTTCCGAACTGGAGCACCACTCCAATATTGTTCCCTGGCAATTTGTTGTCGAGGAGAAAAATGCGACACTGAAAGTGATCCCCGTGACGGATCGCGGCGAGCTCGATCTCGATGCTTACCGGAAACTGCTCTCCCCCAAAACCAAGATCGTATCGGTGAACCATGCTTCCAACAGCCTGGGAACCGTCAACCCCATAAAAGAAATTATCCGCCTCGCCCACGAGGTCGGAGCCGTGGTGTTCATCGATGGCGCCCAGGCAGGCGCTCACCTGGATATTGACGTGCAAGACCTGGATTGCGACTTCTACACCGTATCGGCCCACAAAATGTATGGCCCTACCGGCGCGGGGTTTCTTTACGGAAAAAAAGAACTGTTGGAGAAAATGCCTCCCTACCAGGGCGGTGGTGAAATGATCAAAGAGGTGACCTTCAAAAAGACCACCTACAACGACCTGCCACACAAGTTTGAAGCCGGCACACCGAACATTGCCGATGTGGTGGCGTTCCGCTACGCCATGAACTTCATCACCGAAACCGGTCGGGCTGCCATGGCTGCCCACGAACACAATTTGTTGGAGTATGCCACCGAACGCGTGTCGCGGTTGAAAGGTGTGAGCTTAGTAGGCACTGCCCCCGAAAAGGTGAGCGTGCTTTCTTTCACCGTCGACGGCATTCATCCGTTTGATATCGGTCAAATGCTCGATGCCCGCGGCATTGCTGTGCGTACGGGCCACCATTGCACCCAACCGCTGATGGACCGTTATGGCATTGAAGGAACCGTTCGGGCCTCCTTTGCTGTTTACAACACGAAAAAAGAAATTGACCAGCTCGTAGAAGGGCTGGAACGCGTGATTAATTTCATGAAATAG
- a CDS encoding SUF system Fe-S cluster assembly protein, translating to MSEPTEIPQQTQKVVSTTAIPDLQEKVLAAIKTVYDPEIPVDIYELGLIYEMNIYPVNNVYVQMTLTSPSCPSAEVIPGEVEQKLKAIEGVNDVKVEITFDPPYSQDMMSEAAKLELGFL from the coding sequence ATGAGCGAGCCAACAGAAATACCCCAACAGACACAAAAAGTAGTCTCTACAACAGCCATTCCTGACCTGCAGGAGAAAGTGTTGGCGGCTATAAAAACGGTGTACGATCCGGAAATTCCCGTAGATATTTATGAGTTGGGGCTCATTTATGAGATGAATATCTACCCGGTGAACAATGTTTATGTGCAGATGACCCTTACTTCGCCCTCCTGCCCTTCGGCAGAAGTGATTCCCGGCGAAGTGGAGCAAAAATTAAAAGCCATCGAAGGCGTAAACGATGTAAAAGTTGAAATTACCTTCGACCCGCCGTATTCGCAGGACATGATGTCGGAAGCGGCAAAACTGGAACTTGGATTTTTATAA
- a CDS encoding NAD-dependent epimerase/dehydratase family protein: MKVLVTGGAGYMGTELINLLVANDSVEQVIIYDNLSRLNYNLFLGLKLQKHAKLTFVKGELLDSRMLRKVLKGVDVVYHLAAKVTTPFAHADSHAYEQVNHWGTAELVYAVEESNVKKFIYASSSGVYGSSETAVDEQSVTDPKSFYAISKLRGEEHVRRLMDKMDTWIMRCGNVYGYSKSMRFDSVINKFVWEANFNKLVTIQGDGKQSRSFIHIDLISKALNNLLTANLPRGTYNLVERTIKIFDIVDELKQLIPELEFIFINQHLKLSELKVRENALVNQTLGISNPKLLKEELQEFLARFSF, from the coding sequence ATGAAGGTTCTCGTCACGGGCGGTGCCGGCTACATGGGCACTGAGCTAATCAATTTACTGGTTGCAAATGATTCGGTTGAACAGGTGATCATTTACGATAACCTGAGCCGGTTAAACTATAATTTATTCCTGGGCCTCAAGCTGCAAAAGCATGCCAAGCTCACCTTTGTAAAGGGCGAGTTGCTGGACTCCCGGATGTTGCGCAAAGTGCTGAAGGGCGTGGATGTGGTCTATCACCTGGCCGCCAAGGTCACCACCCCCTTTGCCCATGCCGACTCGCATGCCTACGAGCAGGTGAACCACTGGGGCACCGCCGAGCTGGTCTATGCCGTGGAGGAAAGCAACGTCAAGAAGTTTATCTATGCCAGCAGTTCCGGCGTTTACGGCTCATCCGAAACCGCCGTGGACGAGCAGTCGGTCACCGATCCCAAAAGCTTTTATGCCATCTCCAAGCTCCGGGGCGAGGAGCATGTGCGCCGCCTCATGGACAAAATGGATACCTGGATCATGCGCTGCGGGAACGTTTATGGCTATAGCAAAAGCATGCGGTTCGATTCGGTCATCAACAAGTTTGTGTGGGAGGCCAACTTCAACAAGCTGGTCACCATCCAGGGCGACGGCAAACAATCGCGCTCGTTCATCCACATCGACCTGATCTCAAAAGCGCTCAACAACCTGCTCACCGCCAACCTGCCACGCGGCACCTACAACCTGGTCGAACGCACCATCAAAATATTCGACATCGTCGACGAGCTGAAGCAGCTGATTCCCGAGTTGGAGTTTATCTTTATCAACCAGCACCTCAAGCTGTCGGAGTTGAAAGTCAGGGAGAATGCCCTGGTAAACCAGACCCTGGGCATCAGCAACCCGAAGCTTTTGAAGGAGGAGTTGCAGGAATTTTTAGCGCGGTTTAGCTTCTGA
- a CDS encoding AMP-binding protein yields MKDFPWFKNYPEGVAHEIKLYDYPSLLAFFDTGFKKYSDRVAYENMGVTMTYRQLDELSTNFAAYLQQDLGLKKGERIAIQMPNMLQFPVVFIGALRAGLIVVNTNPLYTPREMEHQFKDAEISAIVIVSNFAFHLEKVLTTTKIKHVIITQLGDMLGGLKGALVNFVVKNIKKMIPAYHVPQAIAFKTAMKKGASLKLKPVEVDLKDIAVLQYTGGTTGIAKGAQLSHGNLIAHNSMITEWFKPYMNASSENLIVTGIPMYHIFALSVNGLLMFSTGVKNVLITNPRDMEGFCKELKKHKFTILTGVNTLFNGMLNNPHFKDLDFSHLHGAVGGGMAVQDVVAKKWKEVTGTALIEGYGLSETSPVLCCNPLDGKHRLGTIGLPVPSTEVAAFDEAGNQLPQGETGELCARGPQVMSGYWRKDNEGVFFPGGWFRTGDIGLMDADGFFKIVDRKKDMIKVSGFNVFPNEIENVVAAHPKVLEVAAIGVPDAKSGEVIKIFVVKKDQSLTEEELIKYCHENLTNYKVPKHVEFRKELPKTNVGKILRRALKEEEEAAHHAVA; encoded by the coding sequence ATGAAAGATTTCCCCTGGTTCAAAAATTACCCGGAAGGCGTTGCTCACGAAATAAAATTATACGACTATCCTTCACTGCTGGCCTTCTTTGACACAGGCTTCAAAAAATACAGTGATCGCGTGGCCTATGAAAACATGGGCGTGACGATGACCTACCGCCAACTGGACGAGCTTTCCACCAACTTTGCCGCCTACCTGCAGCAAGACCTGGGCTTGAAAAAAGGCGAACGCATCGCGATCCAGATGCCCAACATGCTACAATTTCCCGTCGTCTTCATCGGTGCCCTGCGTGCTGGACTTATCGTGGTGAATACCAATCCTTTGTATACCCCGCGGGAGATGGAGCACCAATTTAAAGATGCCGAGATCTCAGCCATTGTCATCGTCTCCAACTTTGCCTTCCACCTGGAAAAGGTATTGACGACCACGAAAATAAAACACGTCATCATTACGCAGCTTGGCGACATGCTGGGCGGATTGAAGGGAGCGCTTGTAAATTTTGTGGTGAAGAACATCAAGAAGATGATCCCGGCCTACCATGTTCCACAGGCCATTGCTTTCAAGACCGCCATGAAAAAAGGCGCTTCGCTGAAACTGAAGCCGGTGGAGGTCGATCTGAAAGATATTGCCGTGCTTCAATACACAGGAGGCACCACCGGCATTGCCAAAGGCGCGCAACTTTCGCACGGAAATCTGATCGCCCACAATTCCATGATCACGGAATGGTTCAAGCCCTACATGAATGCATCGAGCGAGAATTTGATCGTGACCGGGATTCCGATGTACCACATCTTCGCCCTGAGTGTGAACGGGCTGCTGATGTTTAGCACCGGCGTGAAGAATGTGCTCATCACCAATCCACGCGACATGGAGGGATTTTGTAAGGAACTGAAGAAACATAAGTTTACGATCCTCACCGGCGTGAACACGTTGTTCAATGGCATGCTGAACAATCCACATTTTAAAGATTTGGATTTCTCCCATTTGCATGGTGCCGTTGGCGGCGGTATGGCCGTTCAGGATGTTGTGGCGAAAAAATGGAAAGAAGTTACCGGCACGGCGCTCATCGAAGGTTATGGCCTCAGCGAAACCTCGCCGGTGCTGTGCTGCAACCCCCTTGATGGCAAACACCGGTTGGGTACGATCGGTCTGCCCGTGCCCAGCACCGAAGTGGCAGCGTTTGATGAAGCGGGCAATCAGTTGCCCCAGGGCGAAACCGGGGAACTTTGCGCGCGTGGCCCCCAAGTGATGTCGGGTTATTGGAGAAAAGACAATGAAGGTGTTTTCTTCCCCGGCGGCTGGTTCCGCACGGGCGATATCGGGCTCATGGATGCCGACGGATTTTTCAAGATCGTGGACCGCAAGAAGGACATGATCAAGGTCTCCGGCTTCAACGTGTTCCCCAACGAGATCGAGAACGTGGTGGCGGCCCATCCCAAGGTGTTGGAAGTAGCGGCCATTGGCGTGCCCGATGCGAAGTCGGGGGAGGTGATCAAGATCTTTGTGGTGAAGAAAGACCAGAGCCTCACCGAGGAGGAATTGATAAAATATTGTCATGAAAACCTGACGAACTACAAAGTTCCCAAGCACGTTGAATTTCGGAAGGAATTGCCCAAGACCAACGTAGGTAAAATTCTACGCAGGGCGTTGAAGGAGGAGGAAGAAGCAGCTCACCACGCTGTGGCATAG
- the sufD gene encoding Fe-S cluster assembly protein SufD — translation MNVAVNEKNTTPEVVSQIQKSIAQYPAQAYRKEALEAFEKLGLPENKSEEYKNTPITRLLQKNFVLDQPNAAAQKLDVKDFFIPGVEGNVIVVINGVFSEEHSVIVSPSSEITITNLGTAIAGQHPVAMAHLAKYADSSADAFTAWNTATWQSGVFIHVPKGKVVEKPIVIYHIHDARGGQVITAGRNLIVTELNSEVTIVEKFDSVGDGNHFSTLVTEAEVAENAGFNHYTIQNDAGNRYQVVTTNIHQERSSRVNTYTFTLSGKLVRNNLQLSIDGEGIESHMFGLYLVTGDTLADNHTVVDHRKANSFSNELYKGIMDGNSRGVFNGKIYVRPQAQKTNAFQANRNILMSDKATVNTKPQLEIWADDVKCSHGCTTGQLDEEALFYLQTRGIAQETARAMMLYAFAAEILENVKHPELKAYLDELVSERLHKNF, via the coding sequence ATGAACGTAGCGGTGAACGAGAAAAACACGACCCCGGAAGTGGTTAGCCAAATTCAAAAAAGCATAGCCCAATATCCGGCCCAAGCCTACCGAAAGGAAGCGCTCGAAGCATTTGAAAAGCTGGGCCTTCCGGAAAATAAATCGGAAGAATATAAGAACACGCCCATCACACGGTTGCTGCAAAAGAACTTTGTGCTCGACCAGCCCAATGCAGCGGCACAAAAACTTGATGTAAAGGATTTCTTTATTCCCGGCGTCGAGGGAAATGTGATCGTGGTGATCAACGGAGTCTTTTCGGAGGAGCATTCGGTTATCGTTTCGCCGTCCTCGGAAATAACCATTACCAACCTGGGCACTGCTATCGCCGGACAACATCCGGTAGCCATGGCCCATCTGGCCAAATATGCGGACTCCTCGGCAGACGCTTTTACGGCCTGGAACACAGCCACGTGGCAAAGCGGAGTATTCATTCACGTGCCGAAAGGCAAAGTGGTGGAAAAACCCATCGTGATCTATCACATCCACGACGCGCGTGGTGGCCAAGTCATCACAGCCGGCCGCAATCTGATCGTCACGGAGTTGAACAGCGAGGTCACCATCGTAGAGAAATTTGATTCGGTGGGTGATGGCAATCACTTCTCCACGCTCGTAACGGAAGCAGAAGTCGCCGAAAATGCCGGCTTCAACCATTATACTATTCAAAACGACGCCGGTAATCGCTACCAGGTTGTGACTACCAACATTCACCAAGAGAGATCGAGTCGTGTCAATACGTATACGTTTACCCTTTCCGGCAAACTCGTACGGAACAACTTACAGCTTTCAATCGACGGTGAAGGCATTGAGTCACACATGTTCGGCTTGTATCTGGTAACGGGCGACACGCTGGCCGATAACCACACCGTGGTAGATCACCGCAAAGCAAACTCGTTCAGCAACGAGCTTTATAAAGGAATTATGGATGGAAACTCCCGGGGAGTTTTCAATGGAAAGATCTATGTGCGTCCCCAGGCTCAGAAAACCAATGCGTTTCAAGCCAACCGGAACATCCTCATGTCCGACAAGGCCACAGTGAACACCAAGCCCCAGTTGGAGATCTGGGCCGACGATGTGAAATGCTCTCACGGTTGCACCACGGGACAACTGGACGAAGAAGCATTGTTCTACCTGCAGACCCGCGGCATTGCCCAGGAAACGGCGCGCGCGATGATGCTCTACGCCTTTGCGGCGGAAATCCTGGAAAATGTGAAACACCCGGAACTGAAAGCGTACCTCGATGAGTTAGTGAGTGAACGGCTTCACAAAAACTTCTGA
- the sufC gene encoding Fe-S cluster assembly ATPase SufC has product MLSIKNLTAKIGDKQILNGINLEVKPGEVHAIMGPNGSGKSTLASVLAGREEYEVMAGEVDFLGKDLLTLSPEDRAREGLFLAFQYPVEIPGVSTINFMKTALNQILEHRGQQPLDAVSFLKLMKEKMKLVEIDQSLLNRSLNEGFSGGEKKRNEIFQMAMLEPKLAILDETDSGLDIDALKIVANGVNKLRNKSNAVVVVTHYQRLLDYIVPDFVHVLYKGKIVKSGTKDLALELEAKGYDWIKDEVAIA; this is encoded by the coding sequence ATGTTAAGCATAAAGAATCTGACAGCGAAGATCGGCGACAAGCAAATACTCAATGGCATCAACCTGGAAGTAAAACCCGGCGAAGTGCACGCCATCATGGGCCCCAACGGCTCGGGCAAAAGCACCTTGGCCTCCGTGCTGGCCGGTCGCGAGGAATATGAAGTGATGGCGGGTGAAGTGGATTTCCTCGGCAAAGATCTCCTGACACTTTCTCCGGAGGACCGCGCCCGTGAAGGGTTGTTCCTCGCCTTTCAATATCCCGTAGAAATTCCCGGTGTGAGCACCATCAACTTTATGAAGACGGCGCTGAACCAGATCCTGGAACATCGCGGTCAGCAACCCCTGGATGCGGTTTCGTTTCTGAAGTTGATGAAAGAGAAAATGAAGCTCGTGGAAATCGACCAATCGTTGCTGAACCGGTCGTTGAACGAAGGCTTCAGCGGCGGCGAAAAGAAACGCAACGAGATCTTCCAAATGGCCATGCTGGAACCCAAACTCGCCATCCTCGACGAAACGGATTCGGGTCTCGACATCGATGCCTTGAAGATCGTGGCAAACGGCGTGAACAAACTGCGCAATAAATCAAACGCGGTAGTCGTGGTGACACACTATCAGCGCTTGCTGGATTATATCGTGCCGGATTTTGTGCACGTGCTCTATAAAGGCAAGATCGTGAAGTCGGGAACGAAAGACCTGGCCCTGGAGCTGGAAGCAAAAGGATACGATTGGATCAAAGACGAAGTGGCCATAGCCTAA
- a CDS encoding BrxA/BrxB family bacilliredoxin — protein MYPEQLVAPMRTDLTSAGFTEFKTAEEVDSNLKNQKGTTLLVINSVCGCAAGAARPGVKWALQHSGKKPDNLTTVFAGVDKDAVAKAREYTLPYPPSSPAIALFKDGELVHFVERHHIEGRNAQMIGQHLVEVFDEFC, from the coding sequence ATGTATCCCGAACAATTAGTGGCCCCGATGCGTACCGATCTGACCAGCGCGGGCTTTACTGAATTTAAAACCGCCGAAGAGGTGGATAGCAATCTAAAAAATCAGAAGGGAACAACCCTTTTGGTGATCAACTCCGTTTGCGGATGCGCTGCCGGTGCGGCCCGTCCGGGCGTGAAATGGGCCTTGCAGCACTCGGGCAAGAAACCCGATAACCTGACCACGGTTTTTGCCGGGGTAGACAAGGACGCAGTGGCGAAAGCCCGGGAATACACCCTCCCTTATCCTCCCTCGTCCCCTGCCATAGCCCTGTTCAAAGACGGCGAGTTGGTCCACTTTGTAGAGCGTCACCACATTGAAGGTCGCAATGCCCAAATGATCGGCCAGCACCTGGTTGAAGTTTTTGACGAGTTTTGTTAA
- a CDS encoding Na+/H+ antiporter, with protein MENIATIIILLAVVTALAEVTDRVKIPYPILLVLTGITISMVPGLPAITLNPDIVFLVFLPPILYAAAWTMPWQEFKAAKRPITLLAIGCVIFTTCAVAWVAHLFIPIMSWPECFLLGAIISPPDAVAAAAATKGLSIPKRVTVILEGESLVNDATGLIAYKYAIAALITGAFSVWHASLQFLVVAGVGIALGLLVGLIFKWIHKLTPDNPTNDTTLTFLAPFVAYLSAESIHVSGVLAVVVCGLYLGRQSSKVFSQQGRLQAYGVWNTVIFILNGLIFILIGMQLRKVLEDIGTHSFSTLLWYGVIVSVAVIVGRIIWVYPGTYLPRLSKRIRTAEVRPPLRLVTVIAWSGMRGVVSLAAALALPLTLGEGQPFKNRNLIIFLTFCVILSTLVLQGLTLRPLIQWLGISAGDDEHKQEQKARLQIASAVIEHIEENYALALSDEVLNQIKTKYEIRIQRIRKDESSQKMAEQEINEFHRIQQELLERERQLTLRMRDEGKISDEALRKIEYELDLEETRLILEQGIA; from the coding sequence ATGGAGAACATCGCTACCATTATCATATTGCTTGCTGTTGTGACTGCCCTGGCCGAGGTGACGGACCGGGTCAAAATTCCGTATCCCATCTTGTTGGTCCTCACGGGCATCACCATCAGCATGGTTCCCGGCTTGCCGGCGATCACCCTAAACCCGGACATCGTGTTCCTGGTGTTCCTGCCGCCCATTCTTTATGCCGCCGCATGGACCATGCCCTGGCAAGAATTCAAGGCCGCCAAACGCCCGATCACCTTGCTGGCCATAGGCTGTGTGATCTTCACCACCTGTGCCGTAGCCTGGGTTGCGCACCTGTTCATCCCCATCATGAGCTGGCCGGAATGCTTCCTGCTCGGTGCCATCATTTCTCCGCCCGACGCCGTGGCAGCGGCTGCCGCCACCAAGGGGCTAAGCATTCCCAAACGGGTCACGGTCATCCTGGAAGGCGAGAGCCTGGTCAACGATGCCACGGGCCTTATTGCCTATAAATATGCGATTGCGGCATTGATCACGGGCGCCTTCAGCGTATGGCACGCCAGCCTTCAGTTCCTCGTGGTGGCCGGTGTGGGCATCGCCCTCGGCTTGCTGGTAGGGCTCATATTCAAGTGGATCCACAAGCTCACCCCCGACAACCCCACAAACGACACGACCCTTACTTTTCTGGCACCGTTCGTCGCTTACCTCAGCGCAGAAAGCATTCATGTTTCCGGCGTGCTGGCGGTGGTTGTGTGCGGCTTGTACCTGGGACGCCAGTCGTCGAAGGTATTTTCACAGCAGGGCAGATTGCAGGCCTATGGCGTTTGGAACACCGTGATCTTCATCCTGAACGGTCTTATTTTTATTCTGATCGGCATGCAACTCCGCAAGGTGTTGGAAGACATCGGTACACATTCCTTCAGCACGTTGCTTTGGTATGGCGTCATCGTGAGCGTGGCCGTCATTGTGGGGCGCATCATTTGGGTATATCCGGGAACCTATCTGCCACGCCTCAGCAAAAGGATACGTACCGCCGAAGTCCGGCCACCCTTGCGCCTGGTAACCGTCATCGCATGGTCGGGCATGCGCGGGGTCGTTTCGCTTGCGGCCGCCTTGGCGTTGCCCCTGACGCTTGGCGAGGGCCAGCCTTTCAAAAACCGAAACCTGATCATCTTCCTCACGTTTTGTGTGATCCTGTCCACGCTGGTTTTACAGGGGCTAACCCTGCGCCCGCTCATTCAATGGTTAGGCATCTCAGCCGGCGACGACGAACATAAACAGGAGCAAAAAGCGCGATTGCAAATTGCCTCCGCCGTGATCGAGCACATCGAAGAGAATTATGCCCTGGCGTTAAGCGACGAAGTGTTGAATCAGATCAAAACGAAATATGAGATCCGGATCCAACGCATCCGGAAAGATGAGTCTTCGCAGAAGATGGCCGAGCAGGAGATCAACGAGTTTCATCGCATCCAACAGGAATTGCTGGAGCGTGAACGGCAACTCACGCTGCGCATGCGCGACGAAGGCAAAATCAGCGACGAGGCGCTGCGCAAAATCGAATACGAACTCGACCTCGAAGAAACCCGTCTCATTCTCGAGCAAGGCATCGCCTGA
- the sufB gene encoding Fe-S cluster assembly protein SufB has product MSKDNQVLEELTSKEYEHGWTIDIETDSAPKGLNENIIRFISTKKNEPEWLLEWRLSAFRQWTKMKEPKWPNVTYPPIDYQDLIYYSAPKQKAKAKNLEDVDPELIKTFEKLGISLTEQKRLTGIAVDAVIDSVSVATTYKETLAELGIIFCSFSEAVQEHPELVKKYMGSVVPVNDNYFAALNSAVFTDGSFCYIPKGVRCPMELSTYFRINAANTGQFERTLIVADEGAYVSYLEGCTAPMRDENQLHAAVVEIYAMKDAQVKYSTVQNWYPGDKEGKGGIYNFVTKRGLCFGDNSKISWTQVETGSAITWKYPSCILKGDNSMGEFYSVAVTNNYQQADTGTKMIHIGKNTKSRIVSKGISAGHSQNSYRGQVHIMKRAENARNFSQCDSLLMGDKCGAHTFPYIDVENNTARIEHEATTSKIGEDQIFYCLQRGIDEESAVALIVNGYAKEVLNQLPMEFAVEAQKLLALTLEGSVG; this is encoded by the coding sequence ATGAGTAAAGACAATCAGGTTTTAGAGGAGTTGACCTCGAAGGAGTACGAACATGGCTGGACTATTGATATCGAAACCGATTCGGCGCCTAAGGGGCTCAACGAGAATATCATACGGTTTATTTCCACCAAAAAGAACGAGCCTGAATGGTTGCTGGAGTGGCGTCTGAGCGCTTTCCGCCAGTGGACCAAGATGAAGGAGCCCAAATGGCCCAACGTGACCTACCCTCCCATCGATTACCAGGATCTCATTTATTATTCTGCGCCCAAACAAAAAGCAAAGGCCAAAAACCTCGAAGATGTCGACCCCGAGTTGATCAAAACCTTCGAGAAGCTGGGCATTTCTTTGACGGAGCAAAAACGCCTTACTGGCATCGCGGTAGATGCCGTGATCGACAGCGTTTCTGTTGCTACTACTTATAAAGAAACACTCGCTGAGCTGGGCATCATCTTTTGCTCTTTCAGCGAAGCCGTTCAGGAACATCCTGAGTTGGTGAAAAAATACATGGGATCCGTCGTCCCGGTGAACGACAACTACTTTGCCGCACTGAATTCCGCGGTGTTCACCGATGGGTCATTTTGCTACATCCCCAAAGGGGTACGCTGCCCGATGGAATTGTCGACATACTTCCGGATCAACGCCGCGAACACGGGTCAGTTCGAAAGAACGCTCATCGTAGCGGATGAAGGAGCTTATGTGAGCTACCTCGAAGGCTGCACCGCCCCCATGCGCGACGAAAATCAACTTCACGCCGCCGTGGTGGAGATCTACGCCATGAAAGATGCGCAAGTGAAGTATTCAACCGTACAAAACTGGTATCCCGGCGACAAAGAAGGCAAAGGTGGTATCTATAACTTCGTAACAAAACGCGGTCTCTGCTTTGGCGACAACTCCAAGATCTCTTGGACGCAAGTGGAAACAGGCTCGGCCATTACCTGGAAATATCCTTCCTGCATTTTGAAAGGCGACAATTCCATGGGTGAATTCTACTCCGTAGCCGTCACTAACAATTATCAGCAAGCGGATACAGGCACGAAGATGATCCACATCGGCAAGAACACGAAGTCGCGCATCGTATCGAAAGGCATTTCTGCGGGCCACTCGCAAAACAGCTACCGCGGACAAGTGCATATCATGAAACGCGCCGAAAACGCGCGCAACTTCTCGCAATGCGATTCGCTCCTGATGGGCGATAAATGCGGCGCCCATACCTTCCCCTACATCGACGTAGAGAACAACACGGCGCGCATCGAACACGAGGCCACCACGTCCAAGATCGGCGAAGATCAGATCTTCTACTGTTTGCAACGGGGCATCGACGAAGAATCTGCCGTGGCGTTGATCGTGAACGGCTATGCCAAGGAAGTGTTGAACCAGCTCCCCATGGAATTTGCCGTGGAAGCACAAAAACTCCTGGCGCTTACCCTCGAAGGCAGCGTAGGGTAA